A single Xylanimonas cellulosilytica DSM 15894 DNA region contains:
- a CDS encoding TetR/AcrR family transcriptional regulator: protein MPKIIGKSLHEHRQMTRQRLFTALSGLMTERGFDTITLADIAAQAGVGRTAVYNHFPDKEALLLGFITHETEEYAHRLERALDGVDDPVQQLRTYIRQQAQLARMFHLAPGPDLRTVLSRPTLQRLREHAEIVESILRRIITAGIASGVFPDQDIDPTVQLVNACLSGRLIPEEPHARERAVNAAEQFVLRAVGSRDVAA, encoded by the coding sequence ATGCCCAAGATCATCGGCAAGAGCCTGCACGAGCACCGCCAGATGACGAGGCAGCGACTGTTCACCGCACTCTCCGGACTCATGACCGAGCGCGGGTTCGACACCATCACCCTCGCGGACATCGCCGCGCAGGCCGGAGTGGGCCGCACGGCCGTCTACAACCACTTCCCGGACAAGGAAGCGCTGCTCCTCGGTTTCATCACGCACGAGACCGAGGAGTACGCGCACCGCCTCGAACGCGCGCTCGACGGCGTGGACGACCCCGTCCAGCAGCTCCGCACCTACATCCGCCAGCAAGCGCAGCTCGCCCGCATGTTCCACCTGGCCCCCGGCCCGGACCTGCGCACCGTGCTGTCCCGCCCCACGCTGCAGCGGCTGCGCGAGCACGCCGAGATCGTCGAGTCGATCCTGCGCCGCATCATCACCGCCGGCATCGCCTCCGGCGTGTTCCCCGACCAGGACATCGACCCGACCGTGCAGCTCGTCAACGCCTGCCTGTCCGGCCGCCTCATCCCCGAGGAGCCGCACGCCCGCGAGCGCGCGGTCAACGCGGCCGAGCAGTTCGTGCTGCGCGCGGTGGGTTCGCGCGACGTGGCGGCCTGA
- a CDS encoding HPr family phosphocarrier protein has product MERVVVVGLPEGLHARPAALFVQEAGRQPVPVRVARPGGAPVNAASILAVLTLDVSPGDEVVLSTTADGPQAQGALDQLEHLLHG; this is encoded by the coding sequence ATGGAACGTGTCGTCGTCGTCGGCCTTCCCGAAGGTCTGCACGCCCGCCCCGCAGCCCTGTTCGTGCAGGAGGCCGGGCGTCAGCCCGTGCCGGTCCGCGTCGCCCGCCCCGGCGGGGCGCCCGTCAACGCGGCGAGCATCCTCGCGGTGCTCACCCTCGACGTGTCACCCGGCGACGAGGTGGTGCTGTCGACGACGGCGGACGGCCCGCAGGCGCAGGGCGCGCTCGACCAGCTGGAACACCTGCTGCACGGCTGA
- a CDS encoding DinB family protein has protein sequence MQTDAITPDTKDWTWVLDRPCAECGYDAASGDPLAVGDVTRELLPRWAAALAREGVRERPAPGVWSTLEYAAHVRDVFRVFDGRLRSMIEENDPEFANWDQDAAALEADYARQEPEVVAAELAAAGAAIADRFDAVGPDQLDRPGRRSNGSVFTVRTLGQYFLHDVVHHLHDVAA, from the coding sequence ATGCAGACCGACGCCATCACCCCCGACACCAAGGACTGGACCTGGGTCCTGGACCGCCCGTGCGCCGAGTGCGGCTACGACGCGGCCTCGGGGGACCCCCTGGCCGTCGGTGACGTCACCCGCGAGCTGCTGCCGCGCTGGGCGGCCGCGCTCGCCCGCGAGGGGGTGCGCGAGCGTCCCGCCCCCGGCGTGTGGTCGACGCTGGAGTACGCCGCCCACGTGCGGGACGTGTTCCGCGTCTTCGACGGCCGCCTGCGGTCGATGATCGAGGAGAACGACCCGGAGTTCGCGAACTGGGACCAGGACGCGGCGGCGCTCGAGGCGGACTACGCCCGTCAGGAGCCGGAGGTGGTGGCCGCCGAGCTCGCCGCCGCCGGCGCGGCGATCGCCGACCGGTTCGACGCCGTCGGACCCGACCAGCTCGACCGGCCGGGCCGCCGCTCGAACGGCTCCGTGTTCACGGTGCGCACGCTGGGCCAGTACTTCCTGCACGACGTCGTCCACCACCTGCACGACGTCGCGGCGTAA
- a CDS encoding helix-turn-helix transcriptional regulator has protein sequence MTTQGSLHADVRDDAVKHLVAGTSVDLQSLPGSGRSVLTQAIAAELEDSGWQVIQVHGVLALRERPLEALAVAGLMARQGGPQGPTTAVSAAVQGILGAVRGGSTLMVVDDVDDLDEISAGAIAAAHTMARFPMLTTSRHTPRARRAPHRIPVTVQPGVTLTLPPLGYVDTQTLLVETLGGPIDSQAVSRVFAASGGLPGLALPLVAGARQHGSMRLTDGVWTAGPDLWSPEMMRAVDPLLQRLSPEGIDGLHALSLAGTVDVTTARRLMSWEVLEELDGYRLLRFVPRDDEMIVSLFPLAIVEYFRHLGVGARHLKVDQAVNQAFGGEPAWRVPAVFAPWRQIGPADAGGPAHPPIGTAGEADVIMNRLLHEHWHRELLVRRTEWERTPTPRTAASLLRTMLVTGADADAVLAVREATPRTGDTRELVAFDDWYALFLGAVEHNIEWVHEVLRQAREEADEWVRLIDGIEAFIVLLVDHAPDPASLPEIAALEGEPTDTREIVGMARAELLLTQGRSTEGLEAIDALGPVTSTFALARGASRPWALLLEGRLDEALAEAQDQLVEARREHNVEGIVGATYVAAQVLSNRGRYTELRNLLGSVLSSGVIPALERTKHVALLSMAANLAADEGRGTTARTLAQQALALGTGPGPYPLGSPTQALARLDGADLTPRQARALTAERLWAESLALLDKGYAVSGYIAGMLAAIEEPTPERGAALAEVAARIPAPIVKAYDTFVTALCQDDPERLITVADRHAELGLVRTATIAYTAGLAALRASGGAARAGQVHEDARRRLEVWGDEAAAGLRSAAEGAELTAREDEIARLAASGMTNQDIARRLLISVRTVENHLHRVFRKLGVDNRAEMSRVLST, from the coding sequence ATGACCACCCAGGGCAGCCTCCACGCCGACGTGCGCGACGATGCCGTCAAACATCTGGTGGCGGGCACGAGCGTGGACCTCCAGAGCCTGCCCGGGTCGGGCCGCTCGGTGCTCACGCAGGCGATCGCGGCCGAGCTGGAGGACTCGGGCTGGCAGGTGATCCAGGTCCACGGCGTCCTCGCGCTGCGGGAGCGGCCGCTGGAGGCGCTCGCCGTCGCCGGGCTCATGGCCCGGCAGGGCGGCCCGCAGGGTCCGACGACGGCGGTGTCCGCCGCGGTGCAGGGCATCCTCGGGGCCGTGCGCGGTGGCAGCACCCTGATGGTGGTCGACGACGTCGACGACCTCGACGAGATCTCCGCGGGCGCCATCGCCGCCGCCCACACGATGGCCCGGTTCCCCATGCTGACGACGTCGCGGCACACGCCCCGGGCACGGCGGGCACCCCACCGCATCCCCGTGACCGTGCAGCCCGGCGTCACGCTGACCCTGCCCCCGCTCGGCTACGTGGACACCCAGACGCTGCTGGTCGAGACCCTCGGCGGGCCCATCGACTCGCAGGCCGTGTCGCGGGTGTTCGCGGCGTCGGGCGGGCTTCCCGGGCTGGCCCTGCCGCTGGTCGCCGGGGCGCGCCAGCACGGCTCCATGCGCCTGACCGACGGGGTGTGGACCGCCGGACCGGACCTCTGGTCGCCCGAGATGATGCGCGCCGTCGACCCGCTGCTGCAGCGCCTGAGCCCGGAGGGGATCGACGGGCTGCACGCCCTCTCCCTCGCCGGCACGGTCGACGTCACGACGGCGCGGCGGCTGATGTCCTGGGAGGTGCTCGAGGAGCTCGACGGGTACCGCCTGCTGCGGTTCGTGCCGCGCGACGACGAGATGATCGTCAGCCTGTTCCCCCTCGCGATCGTCGAGTACTTCCGGCACCTGGGCGTCGGCGCCCGGCACCTGAAGGTCGACCAGGCCGTCAACCAGGCGTTCGGCGGCGAGCCCGCCTGGCGGGTGCCCGCGGTGTTCGCGCCGTGGCGCCAGATCGGCCCCGCCGACGCCGGCGGGCCCGCGCACCCGCCCATCGGCACGGCCGGCGAGGCCGACGTCATCATGAACCGGCTCCTGCACGAGCACTGGCACCGCGAGCTGCTGGTGCGACGCACCGAGTGGGAACGCACCCCCACCCCCCGCACCGCCGCGTCCCTGCTGCGCACCATGCTCGTCACGGGCGCCGACGCCGATGCCGTGCTGGCGGTGCGCGAGGCCACCCCGCGCACCGGGGACACCCGCGAGCTCGTCGCCTTCGACGACTGGTACGCGCTGTTCCTCGGCGCCGTCGAGCACAACATCGAGTGGGTGCACGAGGTGCTGCGCCAGGCCCGCGAGGAGGCCGACGAGTGGGTCCGCCTCATCGACGGCATCGAGGCGTTCATCGTGCTGCTCGTCGACCACGCCCCGGACCCGGCCTCCCTGCCCGAGATCGCGGCGCTGGAGGGCGAGCCGACGGACACGCGCGAGATCGTCGGCATGGCCCGGGCGGAGCTGCTGCTGACGCAGGGCCGGTCGACCGAAGGGCTCGAGGCGATCGACGCGCTCGGCCCCGTCACCTCGACCTTCGCGCTCGCCCGGGGTGCGTCGCGGCCGTGGGCCCTGCTGCTGGAGGGCAGGCTCGACGAGGCGCTGGCCGAGGCGCAGGACCAGCTCGTCGAGGCGCGGCGCGAGCACAACGTCGAGGGCATCGTGGGCGCCACCTACGTGGCGGCGCAGGTGCTCTCGAACCGCGGCCGGTACACCGAGCTGCGCAACCTGCTCGGGTCGGTGCTGTCCTCCGGGGTGATCCCGGCGCTCGAACGCACCAAGCACGTGGCGCTGCTGTCGATGGCCGCAAACCTGGCCGCCGACGAGGGCCGCGGCACCACCGCTCGCACGCTCGCCCAGCAGGCGCTCGCGCTGGGCACCGGCCCGGGACCGTACCCGCTGGGCTCCCCCACCCAGGCTCTCGCGCGGCTCGACGGCGCCGACCTCACCCCCCGGCAGGCGCGCGCCCTGACCGCCGAGCGCCTGTGGGCGGAGTCGCTCGCGCTGCTCGACAAGGGCTACGCCGTCTCCGGCTACATCGCCGGCATGCTCGCCGCCATCGAGGAGCCGACGCCGGAGCGCGGCGCCGCGCTGGCCGAGGTCGCCGCGCGCATCCCGGCGCCGATCGTCAAGGCGTACGACACGTTCGTCACCGCGCTGTGCCAGGACGACCCGGAACGGCTGATCACCGTCGCCGACCGGCACGCGGAACTGGGGCTGGTGCGCACGGCCACCATTGCCTACACGGCCGGGCTGGCGGCGCTGCGCGCGTCGGGGGGCGCCGCCCGGGCGGGGCAGGTGCACGAGGACGCCCGGCGCCGGCTCGAGGTGTGGGGCGACGAGGCCGCCGCGGGGCTGCGCTCGGCCGCCGAGGGGGCCGAGCTCACCGCCCGCGAGGACGAGATCGCGCGGCTCGCGGCGTCGGGCATGACGAACCAGGACATCGCGCGGCGCCTGCTGATCTCGGTGCGCACGGTGGAGAACCACCTGCACCGCGTCTTCCGCAAGCTGGGTGTGGACAACCGCGCGGAGATGTCGCGGGTCCTGTCGACCTGA
- a CDS encoding helix-turn-helix domain-containing protein yields MTITTPMATTARRPAQPAPANRTARPTRTTTTTCPFEPEPSATVSVREWRGEEDLAHFQSFITTTAKPESFHLQSRTARFGSFDVTYMVHGPLRFEPTADNFGHAVKTLRMVVVLDGEITLRTGDATHGEQTTLRRRDGALLLGWAPVTYTSAAPARVVVVDVPADHDALVGLPDTAPFVVGGSETALLSALAAFALDLLRQDVETLTPAVRAQVTDSLESLFSGTVSTLAVPSGGDWNRRSQRMHVVRYIATHYADPQLGPTTLAAHLGMSKRSLQRLFEGEKLSVSQLVQSKRVDQVLLRLRDPRYSGTSLDEIAVLTGFGSALALRRAVQAATGSTPSALRAEALASWNG; encoded by the coding sequence ATGACTATCACCACCCCGATGGCCACCACCGCTCGCCGCCCGGCGCAGCCGGCGCCCGCGAACCGCACCGCCCGCCCGACGCGCACCACCACGACGACGTGCCCGTTCGAGCCCGAGCCCAGCGCCACGGTCTCCGTGCGCGAGTGGCGCGGCGAGGAAGACCTCGCCCACTTCCAGTCGTTCATCACGACGACGGCGAAGCCCGAGTCGTTCCACCTGCAGTCGCGCACGGCCCGCTTCGGCTCGTTCGACGTCACCTACATGGTGCACGGCCCGCTGCGCTTCGAGCCCACCGCCGACAACTTCGGCCACGCCGTCAAGACGCTGCGCATGGTCGTCGTCCTGGACGGCGAGATCACGCTCCGCACCGGCGACGCCACCCACGGCGAGCAGACCACCCTGCGCCGCCGCGACGGCGCCCTGCTCCTGGGCTGGGCCCCCGTCACCTACACGTCCGCCGCGCCCGCCCGCGTCGTCGTCGTCGACGTCCCCGCGGACCACGACGCGCTCGTAGGCCTGCCCGACACCGCCCCGTTCGTCGTCGGCGGCTCGGAGACGGCGCTGCTGTCGGCGCTCGCGGCGTTCGCGCTGGACCTGCTGCGCCAGGACGTCGAGACGCTCACCCCGGCCGTGCGCGCCCAGGTGACCGACTCGCTCGAGTCGCTGTTCTCGGGCACCGTGTCCACGCTGGCCGTGCCCTCGGGCGGCGACTGGAACCGTCGCAGCCAGCGCATGCACGTGGTGCGCTACATCGCGACGCACTACGCCGACCCGCAGCTCGGCCCGACGACGCTGGCCGCCCACCTGGGCATGTCGAAGCGTTCGCTGCAGCGCCTCTTCGAGGGCGAGAAGCTGTCGGTCTCGCAGCTCGTGCAGTCCAAGCGCGTCGACCAGGTGCTGCTGCGCCTGCGCGACCCGCGCTACTCGGGCACCAGCCTGGACGAGATCGCGGTCCTGACGGGCTTCGGTTCGGCCCTGGCCCTGCGCCGGGCCGTGCAGGCCGCGACGGGCAGCACCCCGTCGGCGCTGCGCGCGGAGGCCCTCGCCAGCTGGAACGGCTGA
- a CDS encoding PTS sugar transporter subunit IIA, whose product MPDLEVRAPVAGTVVAVADIPDPVFAAALVGPGSALAPDPVAGRTAVAPIAGVVVKLHPHAFVVAADDGRAVLVHLGIDTVELHGDGFTLHVAEGDRVEAGQPVVDWDPAAVEAGGRSPVVPVVVLDAEPSELRALAPAGTTLTPSDPLFSVT is encoded by the coding sequence ATGCCTGACCTGGAGGTCCGCGCCCCCGTCGCGGGCACCGTCGTCGCCGTCGCCGACATCCCCGACCCGGTGTTCGCCGCCGCCCTCGTGGGGCCCGGCTCCGCCCTCGCCCCCGACCCGGTCGCGGGGCGCACCGCCGTCGCGCCCATCGCGGGCGTCGTCGTCAAGCTGCACCCGCACGCGTTCGTCGTGGCCGCCGACGACGGTCGCGCCGTCCTGGTGCACCTCGGCATCGACACCGTGGAGCTGCACGGCGACGGGTTCACGCTGCACGTCGCCGAGGGCGACCGGGTGGAGGCCGGGCAGCCGGTCGTGGACTGGGACCCGGCGGCGGTGGAGGCGGGCGGCCGCTCCCCCGTGGTCCCCGTGGTGGTGCTGGACGCCGAGCCGTCCGAGCTGCGGGCGCTCGCGCCCGCGGGCACGACGCTGACGCCGTCGGACCCCCTGTTCAGTGTCACGTGA
- a CDS encoding HAD family hydrolase, with product MVRAVVFDVGETLIDETRIWSRWADRLGVTRLTMLGLIGACAALGRPVTDALQTARPGIDLAAEEAAWAADDPDGLRSGFDADDLYPDVVPALTALRASGLRLVVAGNQPAAALAALRAMDLPVDEIRNSAELGVEKPEPAFFAAAAGLAGVPVGEIAYVGDRTDNDVLPAADAGMVPVLLRRGPWGFLHAQRPEAARAHVVDSLLELPDLLRGL from the coding sequence ATGGTGCGTGCGGTGGTGTTCGACGTCGGTGAGACGCTCATCGACGAGACGCGGATCTGGAGCCGCTGGGCGGACCGGCTGGGCGTCACCCGGCTCACGATGCTGGGGCTGATCGGCGCGTGCGCGGCGCTGGGCCGGCCCGTGACGGACGCCCTCCAGACAGCTCGCCCGGGCATCGACCTGGCGGCCGAGGAGGCGGCCTGGGCCGCCGACGACCCCGACGGGCTGCGCAGCGGGTTCGACGCCGACGATCTCTACCCCGACGTCGTCCCCGCCCTGACGGCCCTGCGCGCGTCGGGGCTGCGGCTCGTCGTGGCCGGCAACCAGCCCGCGGCCGCCCTCGCGGCGCTGCGCGCGATGGACCTGCCGGTCGATGAGATCCGCAACTCCGCCGAGCTCGGCGTCGAGAAGCCGGAGCCCGCGTTCTTCGCCGCCGCGGCCGGGCTCGCGGGGGTACCGGTCGGCGAGATCGCCTACGTCGGCGACCGCACCGACAACGACGTGCTGCCCGCCGCGGACGCCGGGATGGTCCCCGTGCTGCTACGCCGCGGGCCGTGGGGGTTCCTGCACGCCCAGCGACCGGAAGCGGCGCGCGCCCACGTCGTCGACTCGCTCCTGGAGCTCCCGGACCTGCTGCGCGGCCTCTGA
- the ptsP gene encoding phosphoenolpyruvate--protein phosphotransferase, which yields MTSLQGVPVSPGRAAGVVVTMPAPLPEPALARLPEGSDVEAAADRVAQAARTVTADLLERAGRASGTAADVLTVTAAMAADPTLATTAAGLVREDRETPERAVWDAAQSVVEQLEALGGHLAERARDVRDVRDRIIAELTGQRPPGVPEPGHPFVLVAHDLAPADTATLDPGLTLALVTEGGGPTSHTAILARALGIPAVVAVTGAARLRDGETVLVDGGRGTVERDPTPDAVAAASVARVHRAVEGQGHTADGVHIELLANVADAGSAKAAAAAGAEGVGLFRTEFLFLGRPEEPSVAEQTRAYHAVLDAFAGRKVVVRTLDAGADKPLPFLTTDGEPNPALGVRGLRTAVAHPDVLERQLEAIAAAAASADAQVWVMAPMVATPDEADRFVDRCAAHGLTRAGVMVEVPAAALQSRWLLDRATFASLGTNDLTQYAMAADRELGALAELSTSWQPAVLRLVAATCDGAHIAELTVPEGRSRPVGVCGEAAGDPALAPVLVGLGVTSLSMAPAALGDVAAVLATTSMDRCRQLARLALASRDAWAARRAVRAALPELDALGL from the coding sequence ATGACCTCGCTCCAGGGCGTCCCCGTCAGTCCGGGGCGCGCCGCCGGCGTCGTCGTCACGATGCCCGCACCGCTACCCGAGCCCGCCCTGGCCCGGCTGCCGGAGGGCTCCGACGTCGAGGCCGCCGCCGACCGGGTCGCGCAGGCGGCGCGAACCGTGACCGCCGACCTGCTCGAACGCGCCGGGCGGGCTTCCGGGACGGCGGCCGACGTCCTGACCGTGACCGCCGCGATGGCCGCCGACCCGACGCTCGCGACGACGGCGGCCGGCCTGGTCCGGGAGGACCGCGAGACCCCGGAGCGGGCGGTGTGGGATGCCGCGCAGAGCGTCGTCGAGCAGCTCGAGGCGCTCGGCGGGCACCTGGCCGAGCGGGCGCGCGACGTGCGTGACGTGCGCGACCGCATCATCGCCGAGCTCACCGGGCAGCGCCCGCCCGGCGTGCCCGAGCCCGGCCACCCGTTCGTGCTGGTCGCGCACGACCTCGCCCCCGCGGACACCGCGACCCTCGACCCGGGCCTGACGCTCGCGCTGGTCACCGAGGGCGGCGGCCCGACGTCGCACACCGCGATCCTGGCCCGCGCTCTCGGCATCCCCGCCGTCGTCGCCGTCACCGGGGCCGCGCGGCTCCGGGACGGCGAGACCGTGCTGGTCGACGGCGGGCGCGGCACCGTGGAGCGCGACCCCACGCCCGACGCGGTCGCCGCGGCGTCGGTGGCACGCGTGCACCGCGCGGTCGAGGGGCAGGGGCACACCGCCGACGGCGTGCACATCGAGCTGCTGGCCAACGTCGCGGACGCCGGCTCGGCCAAGGCCGCCGCGGCGGCGGGCGCGGAGGGGGTGGGCCTGTTCCGCACCGAGTTCCTGTTCCTCGGCCGCCCCGAGGAACCCAGCGTGGCCGAGCAGACCCGCGCCTACCACGCGGTGCTCGACGCGTTCGCCGGCCGCAAGGTGGTGGTGCGCACGCTGGACGCCGGCGCCGACAAGCCGCTGCCCTTCCTCACCACGGACGGCGAGCCCAACCCGGCGCTCGGCGTGCGCGGGCTGCGCACCGCCGTCGCGCACCCGGACGTGCTCGAACGGCAGCTCGAGGCGATCGCCGCGGCCGCCGCGAGCGCCGACGCGCAGGTGTGGGTCATGGCGCCGATGGTCGCGACGCCCGACGAGGCGGACCGGTTCGTCGACCGTTGCGCGGCGCACGGGCTCACGCGGGCGGGCGTGATGGTCGAGGTCCCGGCCGCGGCCCTGCAGTCCCGGTGGCTGCTGGACCGGGCGACGTTCGCGAGCCTGGGCACCAACGACCTGACGCAGTATGCGATGGCTGCCGACCGGGAGCTCGGGGCGCTCGCGGAGCTGTCGACGTCGTGGCAGCCGGCGGTGCTGCGGCTGGTGGCGGCGACGTGCGACGGCGCCCACATCGCCGAGCTCACCGTGCCGGAGGGGCGGTCGCGTCCCGTCGGGGTGTGCGGCGAGGCGGCCGGCGATCCGGCGCTCGCGCCCGTGCTGGTGGGGCTGGGGGTGACGTCCCTGTCGATGGCCCCGGCCGCGCTCGGCGACGTCGCGGCGGTGCTCGCGACGACGTCGATGGACCGCTGCCGCCAGCTCGCCCGCCTGGCCCTGGCCTCGCGCGACGCGTGGGCGGCCCGCCGCGCGGTCCGCGCAGCCCTCCCAGAGCTGGACGCCCTGGGCCTGTGA
- a CDS encoding YqeB family protein, whose protein sequence is MDTIELRQPPAVPAFLISSGVVLGGALGWFGPALARGLAGLIERTPFPVHGLIRLVGGLDPAWSLAVLGGAGLLGGILLALSAAHEAPVLDVARDHLEHRHGTREQWVDRAEAASAFRDGRDLVLLRPDGGLRARLDVDDLSAEQVRDALTTQGWAVLDADPFEAAFEPWADGRPGFTAEENTLLRRRREARTDAAALRTVDEQLAESGLVVRVRRDRLQVRRVRRVRGAA, encoded by the coding sequence GTGGACACCATCGAGCTCCGGCAGCCGCCCGCCGTGCCCGCCTTCCTCATCTCCTCCGGGGTGGTGCTGGGCGGGGCGCTCGGCTGGTTCGGGCCCGCCCTGGCCCGTGGGCTCGCGGGCCTGATCGAGCGGACGCCGTTCCCGGTGCACGGCCTGATCCGCCTGGTCGGAGGCCTCGACCCCGCCTGGTCGCTGGCGGTCCTCGGCGGAGCCGGACTCCTGGGCGGGATCCTCCTGGCACTGAGCGCGGCGCACGAGGCACCGGTGCTCGACGTCGCACGCGACCACCTGGAGCACCGTCACGGCACCCGCGAGCAGTGGGTGGACCGCGCGGAGGCCGCCTCCGCCTTCCGGGACGGCCGCGACCTGGTCCTGCTGCGTCCCGACGGCGGCCTGCGGGCACGCCTCGACGTCGACGACCTGTCCGCCGAACAGGTCCGCGACGCCCTGACGACCCAGGGGTGGGCCGTGCTGGACGCGGACCCGTTCGAGGCGGCGTTCGAGCCGTGGGCCGACGGCCGGCCAGGGTTCACCGCCGAGGAGAACACGCTGCTGCGTCGTCGGCGGGAAGCACGCACGGACGCGGCGGCGCTGCGGACCGTCGACGAACAGCTCGCCGAGTCCGGCCTCGTGGTGCGGGTGCGCCGGGACCGGCTGCAGGTGCGGCGGGTACGGCGGGTGCGCGGAGCGGCCTGA
- a CDS encoding sugar phosphate isomerase/epimerase family protein produces the protein MALAIPVTLSTASVYPRRAAYAFESAAELGYDGVEVMVWSDPATQETASLRRLSQHHGVEIRSLHAPTLLVSQSVWGRDPATKLRRTVDMALELGAGTVVVHPPFRWQYRYARGFQDQVRELTATTGVTLAVENMYPWKARSRSDRHYVAYLPGWDATGFDYENVTLDLSHAACAGQGGMDLVRAFGDRLAHLHLADGTGAPRDEHLVPGRGAMDCATVLTHLARSEWSGDVVVEISTRRDRSAHERHDDLEVALHFARSYLRKDPVEYHPPASEHRHLPADAW, from the coding sequence ATGGCTCTGGCGATCCCGGTGACGCTCTCCACGGCCTCGGTGTACCCGCGGCGAGCGGCGTACGCGTTCGAGTCGGCGGCCGAGCTGGGGTACGACGGCGTCGAGGTCATGGTGTGGTCGGACCCGGCCACGCAGGAGACGGCGTCCCTGCGGCGCCTCTCCCAGCACCACGGCGTCGAGATCCGGTCCCTGCACGCGCCGACGCTGCTGGTGAGCCAGAGCGTGTGGGGGCGCGATCCGGCCACCAAGCTGCGCCGCACCGTGGACATGGCGCTCGAGCTGGGCGCCGGCACCGTCGTCGTGCACCCGCCGTTCCGCTGGCAGTACCGCTACGCGCGCGGCTTCCAGGACCAGGTGCGCGAGCTGACCGCGACCACGGGCGTGACGCTCGCGGTCGAGAACATGTACCCGTGGAAGGCGCGATCCCGCAGCGACCGGCACTACGTCGCCTACCTGCCCGGCTGGGACGCGACCGGCTTCGACTACGAGAACGTCACCCTCGACCTGTCGCACGCGGCGTGCGCGGGGCAGGGCGGCATGGACCTGGTCCGTGCGTTCGGCGACCGGCTCGCCCACCTGCACCTCGCGGACGGCACCGGGGCACCGCGCGACGAGCACCTCGTCCCCGGCCGGGGAGCGATGGACTGCGCCACGGTCCTCACGCATCTCGCGCGTTCGGAGTGGAGCGGCGACGTCGTCGTCGAGATCTCGACGCGGCGGGACCGGTCGGCGCACGAGCGGCACGACGACCTCGAGGTCGCGCTGCACTTCGCCCGCTCCTACCTGCGCAAGGACCCGGTCGAGTACCACCCGCCGGCGTCCGAGCACCGGCACCTGCCCGCCGACGCGTGGTAG
- a CDS encoding helix-turn-helix transcriptional regulator — MVPAQKDRRRSARFGAYLVSLVQTGPITARIPGDNFGHPWRAVRLMVVLDGELTIKTAGTIEVLGPRAAALAVGWRPLEIASEGALVVEVDVAVERTAMRGTFDESPLTVWGSDATLPGATAAALRELVCRPGEVPEVRAETVRVVEQLVGALVTCRPETRSAVLLEQVERSRVVQYIAAHHAENDLTPASIAEHFGVSTRTLHRLFEGEERTVCGWIAHERLRSAIARLHDPRYAGVTLEDLAELCGYGSALALRRAVQAATGSTPSELRSKLAS, encoded by the coding sequence ATGGTGCCAGCACAGAAGGACCGACGACGTTCAGCACGGTTCGGCGCCTATCTTGTATCGCTGGTACAGACGGGTCCGATCACCGCGCGGATCCCCGGTGACAACTTCGGGCACCCGTGGCGTGCCGTCCGCCTGATGGTGGTGCTCGATGGCGAGCTGACGATCAAGACGGCGGGAACCATCGAGGTGCTGGGCCCGCGCGCAGCGGCGCTGGCCGTCGGGTGGCGTCCGCTCGAGATCGCCTCCGAGGGTGCGCTGGTGGTCGAGGTGGACGTGGCCGTGGAGCGCACCGCGATGCGCGGCACGTTCGACGAGTCCCCGCTGACCGTGTGGGGCTCCGACGCGACCCTGCCGGGTGCCACGGCGGCCGCCCTGCGCGAGCTGGTGTGCCGTCCGGGCGAGGTGCCGGAGGTGCGCGCGGAGACCGTGCGCGTCGTCGAGCAGCTCGTGGGTGCGCTGGTGACCTGCCGTCCGGAGACGCGGTCCGCCGTGCTCCTCGAGCAGGTGGAGCGCTCCCGGGTGGTCCAGTACATCGCCGCGCACCACGCGGAGAACGACCTCACTCCCGCGAGCATCGCCGAGCACTTCGGCGTCTCGACGCGCACGCTGCACCGGCTGTTCGAGGGCGAGGAGCGCACGGTGTGCGGCTGGATCGCGCACGAGCGGCTGCGCAGCGCCATCGCGCGCCTGCACGACCCGCGCTACGCGGGCGTCACGCTCGAGGACCTGGCCGAGCTGTGCGGGTACGGCTCCGCGTTGGCGCTGCGCCGCGCCGTGCAGGCGGCGACGGGCTCGACGCCGTCGGAGCTGCGCTCGAAGCTCGCGAGCTGA